The following are from one region of the Stigmatella ashevillena genome:
- a CDS encoding diguanylate cyclase — protein sequence MERRGRGSEQPLVLIIEDDEGVQESLSDLLVARFAVLTASDADVGVELAREHCPDLILLDRFLPSGDGLAVLETLQGDVRTDCVPVIFLTGDADEATLERCLEMGAVDFIHKPASARELLARIDRALRQSEQQHRLRVLAQTDGLTGLANFRSLTLRMEEEFRRAQRYQYPLSVVVIDLDHLKAINDGMGHDVGNRAILALSTHLKNNLRESDFAARFGGDEFVALLPHQTAIEAAAFAERIRAGLRNVIVQRSDGRPAPFGLSVSVGIADHSPEAPRENTDALMKAADAALYVAKREGRDRVVVHSATAADPHPPPVAQRH from the coding sequence ATGGAACGGCGCGGCCGGGGCAGTGAGCAGCCCCTTGTCCTCATCATCGAGGACGACGAGGGTGTGCAGGAAAGCCTCTCAGATTTGCTGGTGGCGCGCTTCGCGGTGCTGACCGCGAGCGACGCGGACGTGGGCGTGGAGCTGGCACGTGAGCACTGCCCGGATCTCATCCTCCTGGATCGCTTCCTGCCCAGCGGGGATGGGCTGGCGGTGCTGGAGACCCTCCAGGGCGACGTGCGCACCGACTGTGTGCCGGTCATCTTCCTTACGGGAGACGCCGACGAGGCCACACTGGAGCGGTGCCTGGAAATGGGAGCCGTGGACTTCATTCACAAGCCAGCCAGCGCCCGGGAGTTGCTGGCGCGCATCGACCGGGCCCTGCGCCAGAGCGAGCAGCAGCACCGGCTCCGGGTGCTGGCCCAGACCGATGGGCTCACCGGCCTGGCGAACTTCCGCTCGCTGACGCTGCGCATGGAGGAGGAGTTCCGGCGCGCGCAGCGCTACCAGTACCCTCTGTCCGTGGTCGTCATCGACCTGGATCACCTCAAGGCCATCAATGATGGGATGGGCCACGATGTGGGCAACCGCGCCATCCTGGCGCTCTCCACGCACCTGAAGAACAACCTGCGCGAGTCGGACTTCGCGGCGCGCTTCGGCGGGGACGAATTCGTGGCGCTGCTGCCCCACCAGACGGCGATCGAGGCGGCGGCCTTCGCCGAGCGCATCCGGGCCGGGCTGCGCAACGTCATCGTCCAGCGCAGCGACGGTCGGCCGGCCCCCTTCGGGCTGAGCGTGAGCGTGGGCATCGCGGATCATTCGCCGGAGGCGCCGCGCGAGAACACGGACGCGTTGATGAAGGCGGCGGACGCGGCACTTTATGTGGCCAAGCGCGAGGGCCGGGACCGGGTGGTGGTGCACAGTGCCACCGCCGCGGACCCCCACCCTCCCCCGGTGGCCCAGCGGCACTGA
- a CDS encoding tetratricopeptide repeat protein has protein sequence MYNLLISLGVGIAIALGVKLAGFPLWAGLVPGVLAFIGTFILLARRVAQRIQALMESVQKEFQGQPATQKEALQRVERAVKTLEQGLVYEKWQIMVGPELHAQIGMLKYMAKDLEGARKHFAQASARNYMAKAMEGALHYQRKDYSAMESAFEAAVKAGKKESLMWAAYAWCLLQIKEKDKALRVLARGVETNPSDEKLKSSLTQLQNDKRLKMKPYEPTWWQFGLETPPMPTLGGGGGRRVQFTTRR, from the coding sequence ATGTACAACCTCCTTATTTCCCTGGGCGTCGGCATCGCGATCGCACTGGGCGTTAAATTGGCCGGGTTTCCCCTCTGGGCCGGCCTCGTCCCAGGCGTCCTGGCCTTCATTGGTACCTTCATCCTCCTGGCACGCCGGGTGGCCCAGCGCATCCAGGCCCTCATGGAATCTGTTCAAAAGGAGTTCCAGGGGCAGCCCGCAACCCAGAAGGAGGCCCTCCAACGCGTGGAGCGGGCCGTGAAAACCCTGGAGCAGGGGCTCGTCTACGAGAAGTGGCAGATCATGGTCGGCCCGGAGCTGCACGCCCAGATCGGCATGCTCAAGTACATGGCCAAGGACCTGGAAGGCGCCCGGAAGCACTTCGCCCAGGCCAGCGCGCGCAACTACATGGCCAAGGCCATGGAGGGCGCCCTGCACTACCAGCGCAAGGACTACTCCGCCATGGAGTCCGCTTTCGAGGCCGCCGTGAAGGCCGGTAAGAAAGAGTCCCTCATGTGGGCGGCCTACGCCTGGTGTCTCCTGCAGATCAAGGAGAAGGACAAGGCCCTGCGGGTGCTCGCCCGGGGTGTGGAGACCAACCCCTCCGACGAGAAGCTCAAGTCCAGCCTCACCCAGCTCCAGAATGACAAGCGTCTCAAGATGAAGCCCTACGAGCCCACCTGGTGGCAGTTCGGCCTGGAGACGCCCCCCATGCCGACGCTCGGCGGAGGCGGTGGACGGCGGGTTCAGTTCACTACTCGACGTTAG
- a CDS encoding response regulator, producing the protein MKVLLVEDDPSLREGMGELLSELAEVRMVGQVAEALAALNEERFELVLTDLHISGNAQGGRAIVEAARQRLQPVAIVSAAAAEEMTKLLRPFQADAILSKPFQLEDILVLVERFLALRSQAEQLAKEPPPAGSAWAEASPGVQVAPAQPAQAPEGPTWVRMQAGASHSWAPRLGGEGILLIDGDVEAGGSRRPAPHYFFLSAGEPCEVRTGAGCLAVSLALSR; encoded by the coding sequence ATGAAGGTGCTGCTGGTCGAGGATGACCCGAGCTTGCGCGAAGGGATGGGCGAGCTGCTGTCCGAGCTGGCCGAGGTGCGCATGGTGGGGCAGGTGGCGGAAGCCCTGGCGGCCCTGAACGAGGAGCGCTTCGAGCTGGTGCTGACGGATCTGCACATCTCGGGCAATGCGCAGGGGGGCCGCGCCATCGTGGAGGCCGCTCGGCAGCGGCTTCAGCCGGTGGCCATCGTCAGCGCGGCGGCCGCCGAGGAGATGACGAAGCTGCTGCGCCCCTTCCAAGCGGACGCGATATTGAGCAAGCCCTTTCAGCTCGAGGACATCCTGGTGCTCGTCGAGCGCTTCCTGGCCCTGCGCAGCCAGGCGGAGCAGCTGGCGAAGGAGCCCCCTCCGGCCGGATCGGCTTGGGCCGAGGCGTCTCCGGGCGTTCAGGTGGCGCCCGCCCAACCGGCGCAGGCCCCGGAGGGACCCACCTGGGTCCGGATGCAGGCGGGAGCCAGCCACTCCTGGGCGCCTCGCCTGGGCGGCGAGGGGATCCTGCTCATCGATGGAGACGTCGAGGCGGGGGGATCGCGCCGGCCGGCCCCTCATTACTTCTTCCTGTCTGCTGGGGAGCCCTGTGAGGTGCGCACGGGGGCAGGGTGTCTGGCGGTCTCGCTGGCGTTGAGCCGGTGA
- a CDS encoding RsmB/NOP family class I SAM-dependent RNA methyltransferase: MLWPTPLDPVLLGRPSRRAATAAIEAHVAVLRGEPLKASLATALREAEGLGGQERRFAALAVRELSRHQRLLDAAARALGHPPGKVGLTEDQALVRYALWRRIFCGEGWARIGPEVRLPGPVRPRTIKDDLLAGVVETPLPDVPLPESATERLAMRYSFPTWLVERLASLHAPPVLEGLLAALDEEPSLHFRVRPSGTRDEVLARLTEEGVAAEAVALAPDAVRITDSSHRVFETRAMKTGRLQVQDVGSQLIAEVCRPPGGTLEGRTVADVCAGAGGKTLALADMVGSTGRVLAGDRSRRRLAQARERVRELSVRNVAFPHPLPLSEVDVLLVDAPCSGTGSLGREPDQKWKLTAKAISEFQATQLALLEEVGREARPGALIVYATCSLLPEENDEVVKGFLAKAPGFTLEPVAPVLGAERAAALCDGPFLRPIPPRVPGGGFFAARLRKSEG, translated from the coding sequence ATGCTCTGGCCTACACCTTTGGATCCGGTCCTGCTGGGCCGTCCCTCACGCCGCGCCGCCACGGCCGCCATCGAGGCGCACGTCGCAGTGCTTCGCGGGGAACCGCTCAAGGCCTCTCTCGCCACGGCGCTGCGCGAAGCGGAAGGACTGGGGGGACAGGAGCGCCGCTTCGCGGCCCTGGCGGTCCGGGAGCTCTCGCGCCACCAACGCCTGCTGGATGCCGCCGCCCGGGCGCTCGGACACCCGCCTGGAAAGGTGGGGCTGACCGAGGATCAAGCCCTGGTCCGGTACGCCCTCTGGCGGCGGATCTTCTGTGGAGAGGGGTGGGCCCGTATCGGCCCCGAGGTGCGGCTGCCCGGTCCCGTGCGGCCCCGCACCATTAAAGACGATCTTCTGGCGGGCGTGGTGGAGACGCCCCTGCCGGACGTGCCGCTGCCCGAGTCGGCCACCGAGCGCCTCGCGATGCGCTACTCGTTCCCCACCTGGCTGGTGGAGCGGCTGGCCTCTCTGCATGCGCCGCCCGTCTTGGAGGGGTTACTCGCCGCGCTCGACGAGGAGCCGTCGCTGCACTTCCGGGTGCGCCCCTCGGGGACGCGGGACGAGGTGCTCGCGCGGCTGACGGAGGAGGGCGTGGCGGCCGAGGCGGTGGCGCTGGCCCCGGACGCGGTGCGCATCACGGACAGCAGCCACCGCGTCTTCGAGACGCGGGCCATGAAGACAGGGCGCCTCCAGGTCCAGGACGTGGGCAGCCAGCTCATCGCCGAGGTGTGCCGTCCTCCGGGCGGAACGCTGGAGGGCCGGACGGTGGCGGACGTGTGCGCGGGGGCCGGGGGCAAGACGCTGGCGCTGGCGGACATGGTGGGGAGCACGGGGCGGGTGCTGGCCGGGGATCGCTCGCGGCGGCGGCTGGCGCAGGCCCGGGAGCGGGTGCGGGAGCTGTCCGTGCGCAACGTGGCCTTTCCCCACCCCTTGCCGCTGAGCGAGGTGGACGTGTTGCTGGTGGACGCGCCGTGCAGCGGGACGGGCTCGCTGGGGCGCGAGCCGGATCAGAAGTGGAAGCTCACCGCGAAGGCCATCTCCGAGTTCCAGGCCACCCAGTTGGCGTTGCTGGAGGAAGTGGGGCGAGAGGCGCGGCCCGGAGCGCTCATCGTCTACGCGACGTGCTCGCTGCTGCCCGAGGAGAACGATGAGGTGGTGAAGGGCTTCCTGGCGAAGGCGCCGGGCTTCACCCTGGAGCCGGTGGCGCCGGTGCTGGGCGCGGAGCGGGCCGCGGCGCTGTGTGACGGCCCCTTCCTGCGGCCCATTCCGCCCCGGGTGCCCGGGGGCGGCTTCTTCGCCGCGCGCCTGCGCAAGTCCGAGGGTTGA
- a CDS encoding class I fructose-bisphosphate aldolase has protein sequence MAYTDRVKQILSWYPSDNPGTLTNLARLLNTGALAGTGKLVILPVDQGFEHGPARSFGPNVAGYDPDYHAQLAIETGCSAYAAPLGFLEAVAGKLAGEIPLILKVNNSDTLAKVPNPMSAVTSSVKDAVRLGCSAVGYTIYPGSGARNEQYQDLRDIIAEAKSYGLPTVLWAYARGAISKEGETGIDVIAYAAHISAQLGAHIIKVKPPTDFIEQPEAKKAFEKAGIATKTLADRVREVVRSSFNGKRIVIFSGGESKSTPELLEDIKQIHQGGGFGSIMGRNAFQRPHDESVKLLKDVMGIFSGK, from the coding sequence ATGGCCTACACCGATCGCGTCAAGCAGATCCTCTCGTGGTACCCGTCCGACAACCCGGGCACCCTCACCAACCTGGCCCGCCTGCTGAACACGGGCGCGCTCGCCGGCACCGGCAAGCTGGTCATCCTTCCCGTGGATCAGGGCTTCGAGCACGGTCCGGCGCGCTCCTTCGGGCCCAACGTGGCCGGGTATGATCCCGACTACCACGCTCAGCTCGCCATCGAGACGGGGTGCAGCGCCTACGCGGCGCCGCTCGGCTTCCTGGAGGCCGTCGCCGGCAAGCTCGCCGGTGAAATTCCCCTCATCCTCAAGGTGAACAACTCGGACACCCTGGCCAAGGTGCCCAACCCCATGTCCGCGGTGACGTCCTCCGTGAAGGACGCCGTGCGGCTGGGCTGCAGCGCCGTGGGCTACACCATCTACCCGGGCTCCGGGGCGCGCAACGAGCAGTACCAGGACTTGCGCGACATCATCGCCGAGGCCAAGTCCTACGGCCTGCCCACCGTGCTCTGGGCCTACGCGCGCGGCGCCATCTCCAAGGAGGGTGAGACGGGCATTGACGTGATCGCGTACGCCGCGCACATCAGCGCCCAGCTCGGCGCCCACATCATCAAGGTGAAGCCCCCCACGGACTTCATCGAGCAGCCCGAGGCCAAGAAGGCCTTCGAGAAGGCTGGCATCGCCACCAAGACGCTGGCCGATCGCGTGCGCGAGGTGGTGCGCTCGTCCTTCAACGGCAAGCGCATCGTCATCTTCTCGGGCGGCGAGTCCAAGAGCACGCCGGAGCTGCTGGAGGACATCAAGCAGATCCACCAGGGCGGCGGCTTCGGATCCATCATGGGCCGCAACGCCTTCCAGCGTCCGCATGACGAGTCCGTCAAGCTGCTCAAGGACGTGATGGGCATCTTCAGCGGCAAGTAG
- a CDS encoding TolC family protein: protein MKQTALAHLVGVGLALSAGSAKAQGGPAVSPGASAPVPGTSAPVPGQPSGPAAPGPATPLTDVPARAPEGTQLPGVPAGPEQPLPPGTPITLAVLVARARQQDARVEESEAELRRLQALQRQAHWAWFPKFETVLGFGGPIPEARNDGLGGPPTTEATLEGDFNFGELGVTFRAEVNALLPLFTFGKLSALEKAGDQGPIIGRALRDRARAEAGFQAAQAFYGYQLARSGLAQLDETEKRLDDAAKRINALLEEESEQVSKLDTYKVNFFRQLVVSRRSEARQGRAFALEAIRLLAGGKPDEPLEIAAVDLPLEDEFQPPTLEEALALAEQRRPELVAVQAGVTAREQEVLIRERSFYPDLGLVGFAKFAYTTNTTVQRSPFSYDPYNERTAGVGLAMRGTFDIPVKKAQLEQARAELDKLKAQQRLLQAGLRLEVTKTHGELVAALERARASTEAEKNARRWATAAYAAFDLGTGDTRELVDAFSALAQGSADKAKSWFDVRLGIAALERVTAAPPAQGE from the coding sequence GTGAAACAGACAGCTCTGGCACATCTCGTGGGAGTGGGATTGGCGCTTTCCGCCGGTTCGGCGAAGGCGCAGGGAGGACCCGCGGTCTCCCCGGGAGCTTCCGCGCCCGTCCCCGGCACCTCTGCCCCTGTACCCGGGCAGCCCAGCGGTCCGGCGGCGCCGGGCCCGGCCACGCCTTTGACGGACGTGCCCGCGAGGGCTCCCGAGGGGACGCAGCTCCCAGGCGTGCCTGCGGGCCCGGAACAACCGCTTCCTCCGGGCACGCCGATCACCCTGGCGGTGCTGGTGGCGCGGGCGCGCCAGCAGGACGCGCGCGTGGAAGAGTCCGAGGCGGAGCTGCGGCGGTTGCAGGCCCTCCAGCGGCAGGCCCACTGGGCGTGGTTTCCGAAGTTCGAGACGGTGCTGGGCTTCGGAGGCCCCATCCCCGAGGCGCGCAACGACGGGCTGGGAGGCCCTCCGACGACGGAGGCCACCTTGGAGGGGGACTTCAACTTCGGAGAGCTGGGCGTGACGTTCCGCGCGGAGGTCAACGCCCTGTTGCCGCTGTTCACCTTCGGCAAGCTCTCGGCGCTGGAGAAGGCAGGGGACCAGGGGCCCATCATCGGCCGGGCGCTTCGGGATCGGGCCCGCGCCGAGGCGGGCTTCCAGGCGGCACAAGCCTTCTATGGATACCAGCTGGCGCGCTCGGGACTGGCCCAGCTCGATGAGACCGAGAAACGCCTGGATGACGCGGCCAAGCGGATCAACGCCTTGCTCGAGGAAGAATCCGAGCAGGTGTCCAAGCTGGACACGTACAAGGTGAACTTCTTCCGGCAACTGGTCGTCTCGCGCCGCAGCGAGGCGCGGCAGGGCAGGGCGTTCGCGCTGGAGGCCATCCGGCTGCTGGCGGGAGGCAAGCCAGACGAGCCACTGGAGATCGCCGCGGTGGATCTCCCGCTGGAGGACGAGTTTCAACCTCCCACCTTGGAGGAGGCGCTGGCGTTGGCCGAGCAGCGCCGCCCCGAACTGGTGGCGGTCCAGGCGGGTGTCACGGCGCGAGAGCAGGAAGTCCTCATCCGCGAGCGCAGCTTCTACCCAGACCTGGGACTCGTCGGCTTCGCGAAGTTCGCGTACACCACCAACACCACCGTCCAGCGCTCGCCCTTCTCGTACGATCCCTACAACGAGCGCACCGCGGGCGTCGGCCTCGCCATGCGGGGCACCTTCGACATCCCGGTGAAGAAGGCCCAGTTGGAACAGGCCCGCGCCGAGTTGGACAAGCTCAAGGCCCAGCAGCGGCTGTTGCAGGCCGGTCTGCGCCTGGAGGTGACCAAGACGCATGGCGAGCTGGTGGCGGCGCTGGAGCGCGCCCGTGCCTCGACCGAGGCCGAGAAGAACGCGCGGCGCTGGGCCACCGCCGCCTACGCCGCCTTTGATCTCGGCACCGGGGACACCCGTGAACTGGTGGACGCTTTCAGCGCGCTTGCTCAGGGATCGGCCGACAAGGCGAAGAGCTGGTTCGACGTCCGCCTGGGAATAGCGGCGTTGGAGCGGGTGACCGCCGCACCGCCCGCCCAGGGTGAATAA
- a CDS encoding MlaC/ttg2D family ABC transporter substrate-binding protein, translated as MIASLLTATLLAAAPGPLDVVKSGNADVQKAASAPGATVEQLATVVEKFVDFEELSKRALGKNWDTLNAAQRKDFTDTMKGLLRASYAQKAIGQAQADVKYGKETIQGNEATVDTTLAVQKDQVPVGYKLYQVAGKGGWRIYDVITDDVSLMETYQGQFRKILSTKGFDGLLSTLKAKRAQLEKSSASTAAPAAGGAGTKAQATSTRQPTPEAKVQKQ; from the coding sequence ATGATTGCTTCCCTTCTTACCGCCACGCTGCTTGCCGCCGCGCCGGGACCGCTGGATGTGGTCAAGTCCGGCAACGCGGATGTTCAGAAGGCCGCCTCGGCACCCGGAGCCACCGTCGAGCAGTTGGCTACTGTCGTCGAGAAGTTCGTCGACTTCGAGGAACTCTCGAAGCGCGCCCTCGGCAAGAACTGGGACACGCTCAACGCCGCGCAGCGCAAGGACTTCACGGACACCATGAAGGGCCTGCTGCGGGCCTCCTACGCCCAGAAGGCCATCGGTCAGGCCCAAGCGGACGTGAAGTACGGCAAGGAGACCATTCAGGGCAATGAGGCGACGGTCGACACCACCCTGGCGGTACAGAAGGACCAGGTTCCGGTCGGCTACAAGCTCTACCAGGTGGCGGGCAAGGGAGGCTGGCGCATCTACGACGTCATCACCGATGACGTGTCCCTGATGGAGACCTACCAGGGCCAGTTCCGGAAGATCCTCTCCACCAAGGGCTTCGACGGCTTGCTCTCCACCTTGAAGGCCAAGCGGGCTCAGCTGGAGAAGTCGTCGGCCAGCACAGCGGCACCCGCCGCGGGCGGAGCGGGTACCAAGGCCCAGGCCACCAGCACCCGTCAGCCGACGCCGGAGGCCAAGGTTCAGAAGCAGTAG
- a CDS encoding NAD-dependent epimerase/dehydratase family protein: protein MHFLLTGGTGFIGQRLARRIIERGDTLTVLVRSTSKRGPLEALGVRFAEGDLLTGQGLTEAVAGVDCVLHLAGVTKARNEEGYFQGNAEGTRRLAQALAALPKPPRFIFCSSLAAAGPSVPGQPRREEETPAPVSRYGRSKLGGENAVREFSDRVPSVIVRPPIVYGPGDQEFLPALLPMARLGLVLKSGFGPKHYSLIHVDDLCTVLLAAADRGQTLRKDAPEAGVYMVSDGSEYRWEDFCVTLAEALGRSPPTVLPVPEAISYVVGLGSELAARVRGTIPMLSRDKVREMRCAAWTCSTERATKELGFTPLIPLAQGLQSALAASK, encoded by the coding sequence GTGCACTTTCTCCTCACGGGTGGTACCGGATTCATTGGCCAGCGGCTCGCCCGCCGCATCATCGAGCGCGGCGATACGCTGACCGTGCTCGTGCGCAGCACGTCCAAGCGCGGGCCCCTGGAGGCCCTGGGCGTCCGCTTCGCCGAGGGCGATCTGCTCACGGGCCAGGGGCTCACCGAGGCCGTGGCCGGCGTGGACTGCGTGCTCCACCTGGCGGGCGTCACCAAGGCCCGGAACGAGGAAGGTTACTTCCAGGGCAATGCCGAGGGCACCCGGCGGCTGGCCCAGGCCCTGGCGGCGCTGCCCAAGCCTCCCCGGTTCATCTTCTGCTCTTCGCTGGCGGCCGCGGGCCCCTCCGTCCCGGGCCAGCCCCGGAGGGAGGAGGAGACCCCCGCGCCCGTGTCCCGCTATGGCCGCAGCAAGCTGGGAGGAGAGAACGCGGTGCGCGAGTTCTCGGACCGGGTCCCCTCGGTCATCGTCCGTCCGCCCATCGTCTACGGGCCGGGGGATCAGGAGTTCCTCCCCGCCCTGCTGCCCATGGCGCGGCTGGGGCTGGTGCTCAAGAGCGGCTTTGGCCCCAAGCACTACTCGCTCATCCACGTGGATGATCTCTGCACGGTGCTGCTCGCCGCGGCCGATCGGGGCCAGACGCTGCGCAAGGACGCCCCCGAGGCGGGCGTCTACATGGTGTCGGATGGCTCCGAGTACCGGTGGGAAGACTTCTGCGTGACGCTCGCGGAGGCCCTGGGGCGGTCGCCGCCCACGGTGCTGCCGGTGCCCGAGGCGATCAGCTACGTGGTGGGCCTGGGCTCGGAGCTGGCCGCGCGCGTGCGCGGAACGATTCCCATGCTCAGCCGCGACAAGGTCCGCGAGATGCGGTGCGCGGCGTGGACCTGCTCCACGGAGCGGGCGACGAAGGAGCTGGGCTTCACTCCCCTCATCCCGCTCGCCCAGGGACTGCAAAGCGCCCTGGCCGCCTCGAAGTGA
- a CDS encoding N-acetyltransferase, which yields MALPAEPVVSPALPPLPADVTVSPVQSSADKTAFIRMPYAIYRGDSNWVPPLEMERRDFLDPRKNPFLEFGEVALFLARRGKDVVGRIAAVKDPRFNQFQGTNHGFFGLFECVNDAGVARGLFDAASQWLKAHGFTTLLGPMNFSGNQELGLQVEGFGSPPAIMTTYNPPYYAALIEACGFTKAKDLWSFELSSSAEPPEKVVRIAEKIRQREGITVRPANLKHLNEEVARLKAIYNSAWEDNWGFVPMTEREFDHLAREMKQIVRPELVLIAEVKGEPVAFSITLPDANEAIKAAGGRLTTFGFPVGLVKMFLALRKIRRLRLITLGIKEGYRRRGIDAILYLDTLRTARRLGYEGGEISWTLEDNHLVNRAIESMGGQRSKTHRIYQRPL from the coding sequence ATGGCCCTGCCCGCCGAACCGGTGGTCTCCCCTGCCCTGCCCCCGCTCCCCGCCGATGTGACGGTGAGTCCCGTGCAGAGCAGCGCGGACAAGACGGCCTTCATCCGCATGCCCTACGCCATCTATCGAGGGGACTCGAACTGGGTGCCCCCGTTGGAGATGGAGCGCCGGGACTTCCTGGATCCACGCAAGAACCCCTTCCTCGAGTTCGGCGAGGTGGCGCTGTTCCTCGCGCGGCGGGGCAAGGACGTGGTGGGCCGCATCGCGGCGGTGAAGGATCCGCGCTTCAACCAATTCCAGGGCACCAACCACGGGTTCTTCGGCCTGTTCGAGTGCGTGAATGACGCCGGGGTGGCCCGAGGCCTGTTCGACGCGGCCTCTCAGTGGCTGAAGGCCCACGGATTCACCACGCTGCTCGGGCCGATGAACTTCTCCGGCAACCAGGAGCTGGGCCTGCAGGTGGAGGGCTTTGGCTCGCCGCCCGCGATCATGACGACGTACAACCCGCCCTACTACGCCGCGCTCATCGAGGCCTGCGGGTTCACCAAGGCCAAGGATCTCTGGTCATTCGAGCTGTCCTCCTCGGCCGAGCCGCCCGAGAAGGTGGTCCGCATCGCGGAGAAGATCCGCCAGCGCGAGGGCATCACCGTGCGCCCCGCGAACCTGAAGCACCTCAACGAGGAGGTCGCCCGCCTCAAGGCCATCTACAACTCGGCCTGGGAGGATAACTGGGGCTTCGTTCCCATGACGGAGCGGGAGTTCGATCACCTGGCTCGGGAGATGAAGCAGATCGTCCGGCCGGAGCTGGTGCTCATCGCCGAGGTGAAGGGCGAGCCTGTCGCCTTCTCCATCACGCTGCCGGATGCCAACGAGGCCATCAAGGCCGCCGGGGGCCGGCTCACCACCTTCGGCTTCCCGGTGGGGCTGGTGAAGATGTTCCTGGCGCTGCGGAAGATCCGCCGGTTGCGGCTCATCACCCTGGGCATCAAGGAGGGCTACCGTCGGCGCGGGATTGACGCCATCCTGTACCTGGACACGCTCCGGACCGCGCGCCGCCTCGGCTACGAGGGTGGAGAGATCTCCTGGACGCTCGAGGACAATCACCTGGTGAACCGGGCGATCGAGTCCATGGGCGGCCAGCGTTCCAAAACCCATCGCATCTACCAGCGTCCGCTCTGA
- a CDS encoding aminotransferase class I/II-fold pyridoxal phosphate-dependent enzyme, which translates to MSDVFDKCRSWKDYRIAKAAGIYPYFRSIEASHGATEVEIEGRRVIMVGSNNYLGLSADPRVKEAAIHAVEKFGTTCSGSRLLNGTLALHEELEARLAKFLNRESALVISTGFQTNLALSSILGRHDIVFSDRQNHASLVDGIRLGFATERKFRHNDLDHLEQLLAAAEPNAGKIIITDGVFSMEGDLCNLPRLVELAKRYNARLMTDDAHSMGVLGEHGRGVSEYFGLEAETDLVMGTFSKSFASLGGVLAGPFEVINYMRHKARSVIFSASMTPASVASALKALEIIEAEPERRARLLDIAEKMHNGFRAMGFDTGVSVTPVVPVQIGDQVKCFRFWKALHEAGVFANPVIPPAVEAGHALIRTSYMATHTDAQLDQVLDTFEKIGRRLDVIPETRPTAYEPVQIARPGTGVRANKASEKWAAGSAGHLVNPNGFSLDQLSRMSSREVAGKLFDAVEHLTWRAANFQPEDLRKLGGASRRLWKKRGELPGLLLEKGAHFFMKNGHDHNGTPVERN; encoded by the coding sequence ATGAGCGACGTCTTCGACAAGTGCCGCAGTTGGAAGGACTACCGCATCGCGAAGGCCGCGGGCATCTACCCCTACTTCCGTTCCATCGAGGCCTCGCACGGCGCCACGGAGGTGGAGATCGAAGGCCGCCGCGTCATCATGGTGGGCTCGAACAACTACCTGGGCCTGTCCGCGGATCCGCGGGTGAAGGAAGCCGCCATCCACGCGGTGGAGAAGTTCGGCACCACGTGCTCGGGCTCCCGCCTGCTCAATGGCACCCTGGCGCTCCACGAGGAGCTTGAGGCCCGGCTGGCCAAGTTCCTCAACCGCGAGTCAGCGCTCGTCATCTCGACGGGCTTCCAGACGAACCTGGCGCTCTCCTCCATCCTCGGCCGGCACGACATCGTCTTCAGCGACCGGCAGAACCACGCCTCCCTGGTGGACGGCATCCGGCTGGGCTTCGCCACCGAGCGCAAGTTCCGCCACAATGATCTGGATCACCTGGAGCAGTTGCTCGCCGCCGCCGAGCCGAACGCCGGGAAGATCATCATCACCGACGGGGTGTTCTCCATGGAGGGAGATCTGTGCAACCTCCCCCGGCTGGTGGAGCTGGCCAAGCGCTACAACGCGCGGCTGATGACGGACGATGCGCACTCCATGGGCGTGCTGGGCGAGCACGGGCGCGGCGTGTCCGAGTACTTCGGCCTGGAGGCGGAGACGGACCTGGTGATGGGCACGTTCTCCAAGAGCTTCGCCTCGCTGGGCGGCGTGCTCGCGGGCCCCTTCGAGGTCATCAACTACATGCGCCACAAGGCGCGCTCGGTCATCTTCTCGGCGTCCATGACGCCTGCCTCCGTCGCCTCGGCGCTCAAGGCGCTGGAGATCATCGAGGCGGAGCCGGAGCGCCGCGCGCGGCTGCTCGACATCGCGGAGAAGATGCACAACGGCTTCCGCGCCATGGGGTTCGACACGGGCGTGTCCGTCACCCCGGTGGTGCCGGTGCAAATCGGCGACCAGGTGAAGTGTTTCCGCTTCTGGAAGGCGCTGCACGAGGCGGGCGTGTTCGCCAACCCCGTCATTCCTCCGGCGGTGGAGGCGGGCCACGCGCTCATCCGCACCAGCTACATGGCCACGCACACCGACGCGCAGCTGGACCAGGTGCTGGACACGTTCGAGAAGATCGGCCGACGCCTGGACGTCATCCCCGAGACACGGCCCACGGCGTATGAGCCGGTGCAGATCGCCCGGCCCGGCACGGGCGTGCGCGCCAACAAGGCCTCGGAGAAGTGGGCGGCCGGCTCGGCGGGACACCTGGTGAACCCGAACGGCTTCTCGCTGGATCAGCTCTCGCGCATGTCCTCGCGCGAGGTGGCCGGCAAGCTCTTCGACGCGGTGGAGCACCTGACGTGGCGGGCCGCCAACTTCCAACCGGAGGATCTGCGCAAGCTGGGCGGTGCCTCCCGGCGCCTGTGGAAGAAGCGCGGGGAGCTGCCCGGGCTGCTGCTCGAGAAGGGCGCCCACTTCTTCATGAAGAATGGGCACGACCACAACGGCACCCCGGTGGAAAGGAACTAG